In the genome of Megalops cyprinoides isolate fMegCyp1 chromosome 7, fMegCyp1.pri, whole genome shotgun sequence, one region contains:
- the LOC118781015 gene encoding scm-like with four MBT domains protein 1, with protein sequence MNREPLDSDGGSGQDESDFNWDEYLEENGVLAVPHHAFKHVDLSLQTGLTPGMKLEVFVRGEPDGGYWLASIITTCGQLLLLRYEGYHDDRRADFWCDIMTADLHPVGWSRQQGRLMRPPEGVREKHENWEALLEKALSESCSAPAHLLEGPHRGKNPLDLLAPGSTVELQDSEDPGVAWVAAIEENVGGRLCLCYAGTKGLPQTHARRWVFYLHPLLHPPGWAREHGCTLAPPAVLRSLRGEAEWDEIRQRIGAPPQDGAITEELFKDKPAISAHCFTVGMKLEAVDPASPFSISPATVTKVFSDQYFLVEMDDLRGGKGGAGGGPSFLCHRDSAGILPVQWSLKNGVQLSPPPGYEGQDFDWADYLKQCGAEAAPQHCFPTEQCDHDFLESMKLEAVNSLSPEHIHVATVTKVRGQHIWLRLEGVKQSIPEVIVHVDSMDIFPVSWCETNGYTLQHPSKPRVQKQRRVAVVQPEKQRAPPRATPPETLKQQESSQSDSGQTNGKYCCPKIYFNHRCFSGPYLNKGRIAELPQCVGPGNCVLVLKEVLTLLINAAYKPSRVLRELQLDEEARWQGQGETLKAKYKGKSYRATVEIVRTADRVADFCRKTCIRLECCPNLFGPRMVLERCSENCSVLTKTKYTHYYGKKKSKRIGRPPGGHTNLEGGVKRAGKRRKRRKHFFVHKKKRSASLDNTPAGSPQGSGEEEDLDEEDSLSEDSGSEPQDELLDDSEHSERKSQPPSPTPTETAPRPRRRRRKAHSPSCSDNENHPPSPKSPRVDAPEKLLLDSSPLEWSVADVVRFIRTTDCSPLARIFLDQEIDGQALLLLTLPTVQECMGLKLGPAIKLCHHIERVKLAFYQQFAS encoded by the exons ATGAACCGTGAGCCACTGGACTCCG ATGGAGGCTCTGGGCAGGATGAGTCTGACTTCAACTGGGATGAATACCTGGAGGAGAATGGGGTGCTGGCTGTACCCCACCACGCCTTCAAACAT GTGGACCTGAGCCTGCAGACTGGCCTCACCCCGGGGATGAAGCTGGAGGTGTTTGTGCGGGGAGAGCCAGATGGCGGGTACTGGCTTGCCTCGATTATCACCACCTGCggccagctgctgctcctgcgCTATGAGGGCTACCACGACGATCGCCGCGCCGACTTCTGGTGCGACATCATGACCGCGGATCTGCACCCCGTCGGCTGGAGCCGGCAGCAAGGCCGACTAATGAGACCACCCGAAG GTGTCCGGGAGAAGCATGAGAACTGGGAAGCCCTCCTGGAGAAAGCCCTGTCAGAGTCCTGCAGTgcacctgcccacctgctggagggg ccccACCGAGGGAAGAACCCGCTGGACCTGCTGGCCCCAGGTTCGACCGTTGAGCTGCAGGACAGTGAGGACCCGGGGGTGGCCTGGGTGGCTGCGATCGAGGAGAACGTGGGCGggcgtctgtgtctgtgctacGCTGGCACCAAGGGGCTCCCCCAAACGCATGCCAGGCGTTGGGTCTTCTACCTGCACCCCCTCTTGCACCCTCCTGGCTGGGCACGAGAGCATGGCTGCACGcttgctccccctgctg TGCTGCGGAGCCTGCGCGGCGAGGCAGAGTGGGACGAGATTCGGCAGAGAATCGGCGCCCCGCCTCAAGATGGAGCCATCACCGAGGAGCTCTTCAAG GACAAACCAGCCATCTCTGCCCACTGCTTCACTGTGGGGATGAAGCTGGAGGCTGTGGACCCTGCCTCCCCCTTCTCCATCAGTCCTGCCACAGTCACCAAG GTCTTCAGCGACCAGTACTTTCTGGTGGAAATGGATGACTTGcgggggggtaaggggggggcaggaggaggcCCCTCCTTCCTGTGTCACCGTGACAGCGCAGGGATCCTGCCTGTTCAGTGGAGCCTCAAAAACGGAGTGCAGCTCAGCCCCCCTCCAG GATACGAGGGCCAGGACTTTGACTGGGCAGATTATCTGaaacagtgtggagcagaggcgGCGCCCCAGCACTGTTTCCCTACG gagcagTGTGATCATGATTTCCTGGAGTCCATGAAGCTGGAGGCTGTGAACTCCCTTTCCCCTGAGCACATCCATGTGGCAACAGTCACAAAGGTCAGAGGACAGCACATCTGGCTCCGTCTGGAAG GAGTGAAGCAGTCCATCCCGGAGGTGATAGTCCATGTTGACTCAATGGATATCTTCCCAGTTAGCTGGTGTGAGACCAACGGCTACACCCTCCAGCATCCCTCCAAGCCCAGAG TTCAGAAGCAGAGGCGTGTGGCGGTGGTGCAGCCAGAAAAGCA AAGAGCTCCACCCAGAGCCACGCCCCCAGAGACACTGAAGCAGCAGGagagcagccaatcagacagcG GACAGACCAATGGGAAGTACTGTTGCCCCAAAATCTACTTCAACCACCGCTGCTTCTCAGGGCCGTACCTCAACAAGGGCCGCATCGCCGAGCTGCCACAGTGTGTCGGGCCTGGCAACTGTGTGCTGGTGCTGAAGGAG GTGCTGACGCTCCTGATCAATGCGGCCTACAAGCCCAGCCGAGTACTGCgagagctgcagctggatgAGGAGGCGCGCTGGCAGGGTCAAGGGGAGACCCTCAAAGCAAA GTACAAGGGGAAGAGCTATCGGGCCACGGTGGAGATTGTGCGCACGGCGGACCGAGTGGCAGATTTCTGCAGGAAGACCTGCATCAGGCTGGAGTGCTGCCCCAACCTGTTTGGGCCACGGATGGTTCTGGAGCGCTGCTCTGAGAACTGCTCCGTGCTCACGAAGACCAAATACA CTCATTATTACGGCAAAAAGAAGAGTAAACGGATTGGACGGCCACCAGGGGGCCATACCAACCTTGAGGGTGGGGTTAAGAGGGCAGgcaagaggaggaagaggaggaagcacTTCTTTGTCCACAAAAAGAAGCGATCGGCCTCACTGGACAACACTCCTGCTGGCTCTCCACAG GGCAGTGGCGAGGAGGAAGACCTCGATGAAGAAGATTCTCTGAGTGAGGATTCGGGCTCAGAGCCTCAGGACGAGCTGCTGGATGACTCCGAGCACTCAGAGAGGAAGTCTCAGCCCCCCTCGCCCACCCCCACTGAGACGGCCCCCCGACCCCGCCGGCGGCGCCGCAAGGCCCACTCCCCCTCCTGTTCCGACAACGAGAATCACCCTCCTTCACcaaag AGCCCGCGGGTGGACGCGCCGGAGAAGCTGCTCCTGGACAGCAGCCCCCTGGAGTGGAGCGTGGCGGACGTGGTGCGCTTCATCAGAACCACCGACTGCTCCCCGCTGGCACGCATATTCCTGGACCAG GAGATTGACGGTCAGGCCTTGCTGCTGCTCACCCTGCCCACAGTCCAGGAGTGCATGGGGCTGAAGCTGGGTCCAGCCATCAAGCTGTGCCACCATATCGAGAGGGTCAAGCTGGCGTTTTACCAGCAGTTTGCCAGCTGA